The Coraliomargarita parva region ACCGTGGACTTTAAAGGCTGGTGGCGCACCGGCGACCAGCAGCGCTGCGAACCGCTGACCGTACGTGATGAGCACAGCCGCTTCATGTTGATCGCTCAACCGATGGTGCGCTCAGACACCGATTCGGTCAGAGCAGTCTTTGAAAAACTCTTCCAGCACTACGGCCTGCCCGGTGCGATCCGCAGTGACAATGGCAGCCCCTTTGCCTCGTCAAAAGCAATCCTGGGGCTGAGCCGGCTATCGGTATGGTGGCTGAGTCTGGGCGTCAGCCTGGAACGCGGACGACCGGGCAAACCACAGGACAATGGAGCCCACGAACGCATGCACAGGGACATCGCTGCCGAGGTCCAGTCATGCGCCCAAGGAACTCTGCCCGAACAGGCCGCAGCCCTTGAGCTTTGGCGTGAAACCTTCAACTGCGTACGCCCACACGAAGCGCTGGGCATGAAAACGCCCGCAGACGTTTACAAACCCAGCCAGCGAAAATATACGGGAACACCCGACGATATTGTTTATCCGGGAATGATCCGTCGACGAATTAACAAACGAGGCTATCTATGCTATGAAAAACACCGAATACCGATCAGCACCGCCCTGGCAGGTTGGAGTGTCGGACTCAAGCC contains the following coding sequences:
- a CDS encoding IS481 family transposase, whose protein sequence is MIEERMNFALKSLQDGVNFSELCAEYGISRKTGYKWRERYQKQGAVGLHDLSRKPTNSPNQLSEALMCQIVKLHERHRTWGPKKIRALLLKDIAFAAEAPSESSIKRVFDRCGWTRKRSRRKRQDTGRISSNARAEDNNDVWTVDFKGWWRTGDQQRCEPLTVRDEHSRFMLIAQPMVRSDTDSVRAVFEKLFQHYGLPGAIRSDNGSPFASSKAILGLSRLSVWWLSLGVSLERGRPGKPQDNGAHERMHRDIAAEVQSCAQGTLPEQAAALELWRETFNCVRPHEALGMKTPADVYKPSQRKYTGTPDDIVYPGMIRRRINKRGYLCYEKHRIPISTALAGWSVGLKPVDCEHLEVYFADQYLGQIELPTLSLLAGASPSEQGEGNTQKAS